In a genomic window of Trichoderma atroviride chromosome 4, complete sequence:
- a CDS encoding uncharacterized protein (EggNog:ENOG41), translating into MLDACLLSDDEYESWKGVMRKDGVDEGKRRELLEELFEDGFPDWAGDEDEEGHEGHGH; encoded by the coding sequence ATGCTTGATGCGTGCTTGCTTTCGGACGACGAGTATGAGAGCTGGAAGGGGGTGATGAGGAAGGACGGCGTGGATGaggggaagaggagggagttgctggaggagctgttTGAGGATGGATTTCCGGATTGGGCaggggatgaggatgaggaggggCACGAGGGGCATGGGCACTGA
- a CDS encoding uncharacterized protein (EggNog:ENOG41), producing the protein MGLRRTSKAKSGNDKRAKKNVVVPSKPLPVTLLSGFLGAGKTTLLQHILRSDHGLRIAVVVNDIGAINVDASLIKNTHRLTKTEEKVIALQNGCICCTLRGDLLEELVRLSQLQQFDYVIIESSGISEPEQVAETFDTRLAEQMSLMTEGEGTAGLDKDMIKVLNQLKQAGGLDKFARLDTTVTVIDAFTMLNDFDTADLLSGRRDDVTPEDERTVSDLMVDQIEFADVIILNKIDMVNGEVKAQILDLVKQLNHRAKILESKYGKVDVKELVNTGLFSLEIAQAGYGWLQDLHAMTVREVNGKNVVTPKPETEEYNVQSFIYTRYRPFHPRKLYALLYDKFILQMEHPDEDEEEDDEEDGEEQEASDTEDAGMVDYEDVTSINSSSGDVAEQHASSSPSGAPSTPATAPSLDDDSKDSNTMDLDMVTPSNDAILANKRAHPTLARLFRSKGEYFLATRPHRAGEWSQAGGHAHPHRRTIMVLHFAGRRIHHRERRCRCLGQARHC; encoded by the exons TGCGAAGCGATCATGGCCTTCGCATAGCTGTCGTGGTGAATGATATTGGAGC AATCAATGTCGACGCTTCTCTTATCAAAAACACACATCGTCTTACCAAGACGGAAGAAAAAGTCATTGCACTCCAAAACGGATGCATCTGCTGTACACTGAGAGGAGATCTGCTAGAAGAGCTCGTGCGTTTGTCCCAGCTACAGCAGTTCGACTACGTGATCATCGAGAGCAGTGGCATTAGCGAACCGGAACAGGTTGCCGAGACGTTTGACACGCGCTTGGCGGAACAGATGAGTCTCATGACTGAGGGTGAGGGAACGGCTGGCTTGGACAAGGATATGATCAAGGTATTGAACCAATT GAAGCAAGCTGGTGGTCTAGACAAGTTTGCTCGTTTGGATACTACAGTGACGGTCATTGATGCCTTTACTATGCTTAATGACTTTGACACGGCGGATTTATTATCTGGTCGAAGAGACGACGTTACACCAGAAGACGAGAGGACCGTATCGGACCTCATGGTCGATCAGATTGAGTTTGCGGATGTGATTATTCTGAACAAGATTGACATG GTCAATGGTGAAGTCAAGGCCCAAATCCTTGACCTTGTCAAACAGCTAAACCACCGCGCCAAGATCCTCGAGTCCAAGTACGGCAAAGTGGATGTCAAAGAGCTGGTCAACACGGGGCTTTTCAGTCTCGAAATTGCGCAGGCAGGGTATGGCTGGCTGCAGGATTTGCATGCCATGACTGTTCGCGAG GTGAATGGCAAGAATGTCGTGACTCCCAAGCCTGAGACGGAAGAGTACAACGTCCAGAGCTTTATTTACACTCGGTATCGACCGTTTCATCCGAGAAAGCTGTATGCTCTACTGTATGATAAATTTATCCTGCAGATGGAGCATcctgatgaggatgaggaagaagacgacgaagaagatggtgaagagcaagaagcatCAGATACCGAGGATGCTGGAATGGTGGACTACGAGGACGTCACAAGCATAAACTCTTCCTCGGGAGACGTGGCCGAGCAACatgcctcttcatctccctctGGTGCCCCTTCAACTCCCGCAACCGCTCCATCGCTTGACGATGACAGCAAAGACAGCAACACCATGGACCTCGACATGGTGACGCCCTCAAATGACGCCATCCTCGCCAACAAGAGGGCTCACCCAACTCTCGCTCGGCTCTTCCGTTCCAAAGGCGAGTATTTCCTCGCGACAAGGCCCCATCGCGCGGGCGAATGGTCTCAAGCGGGGGGCCATGCTCACCCTCACCGGCGGACGATCATGGTTCTGCACTTTGCTGGCAGAAGAATACACCACCGGGAGCGAAGATGTCGATGCCTTGGTCAAGCACGACATTGTTAA